One stretch of Saccharopolyspora erythraea DNA includes these proteins:
- a CDS encoding FAD-dependent oxidoreductase, translating into MGGVSGVRIVIAGGGLAGSAAALALHKAGFDVSVHEAYRDDGGDIGAFLTLASGGMLALDQIGAAVPVAQAGFELTSLRVTGSDGQQIAVSAMGEQENPLRRYRCIRRAELCAVLRAEVRRRGIPIEYGVRFESCAADGDGVVARFADGTSTKADLVVGADGLHSVVRAVVDPAAAPKRYAGQQVYYGYSGHATPPHEPGRIEMVRGSASAFGYAVSPEGRTFWFARLPGPLLDSTESTEMLREKLVAALRPDATPAAGIVEATNEVLATNAHDLAASPRWRGRGALLVGDAAHAASPATGQGASMAFEDAVVLAKSLRDSPGLEPALDAYERLRRPRVERNIVNSGQMSAGIDASHAERAEDLGRLSRRYADTPAPEAEAVREQLEWDTPISR; encoded by the coding sequence ATGGGAGGGGTGTCAGGCGTGCGGATCGTCATCGCCGGTGGTGGGCTCGCGGGGTCGGCGGCCGCTTTGGCCTTGCACAAGGCGGGATTCGACGTCAGCGTCCACGAGGCGTACCGGGACGACGGCGGCGACATCGGTGCTTTCCTCACGCTGGCGAGCGGCGGAATGCTGGCCCTGGACCAGATCGGCGCCGCGGTCCCGGTGGCGCAAGCCGGTTTCGAGCTGACCTCGTTGCGCGTCACCGGCAGTGACGGGCAGCAGATCGCCGTCTCGGCCATGGGAGAGCAGGAGAATCCGCTGCGGCGCTACCGCTGCATCCGCCGCGCGGAGCTGTGCGCGGTGCTGCGCGCGGAGGTCCGGCGGCGCGGTATCCCGATCGAGTACGGCGTCCGGTTCGAGTCGTGCGCCGCTGACGGCGACGGCGTGGTCGCGCGTTTCGCCGATGGCACCAGCACGAAGGCGGATCTCGTCGTCGGCGCTGACGGCCTGCACTCGGTTGTCCGCGCAGTGGTCGACCCCGCCGCCGCTCCGAAGCGCTATGCGGGACAACAGGTCTACTACGGCTACTCCGGTCACGCCACACCGCCGCACGAGCCCGGGAGAATCGAGATGGTGCGGGGCAGCGCAAGCGCGTTCGGTTACGCGGTTTCCCCGGAGGGAAGGACTTTCTGGTTCGCGCGCCTTCCCGGACCGCTGCTGGACAGCACCGAGTCCACCGAGATGCTGCGCGAAAAGCTCGTGGCGGCCCTGAGACCGGACGCGACGCCCGCAGCGGGCATAGTCGAGGCGACCAACGAAGTACTGGCCACGAACGCGCACGACCTCGCGGCTTCGCCGCGGTGGCGCGGTCGCGGCGCGCTGCTCGTCGGGGACGCCGCGCACGCGGCATCGCCCGCGACCGGTCAGGGCGCCTCGATGGCCTTCGAGGACGCGGTGGTGCTGGCCAAGTCGCTCCGCGACTCGCCCGGCCTCGAACCCGCCCTGGACGCCTACGAGCGGCTGCGGCGTCCGAGGGTCGAGCGCAACATCGTAAACAGCGGGCAGATGAGTGCCGGGATCGACGCGAGCCACGCCGAACGCGCCGAGGATCTCGGGCGGCTGAGCCGCCGCTACGCCGACACGCCGGCTCCCGAAGCCGAGGCGGTCCGCGAGCAACTGGAGTGGGACACCCCGATTTCCCGCTGA
- the uvrB gene encoding excinuclease ABC subunit UvrB: MAFATEHPVLAHSEFRPVSDIPRTGGRFRMVSDYQPAGDQPQAIDDLERRINSGETNVVLLGATGTGKSATTAWLIERVQRPTLVLEPNKTLAAQFANELRGFFPDNAVEYFVSYYDYYQPEAYVPQTDTYIEKDSSINEDVERLRHSATSNLLSRRDCVVVSSVSCIYGLGTPQSYLDRSIQLQVGGETDRDVLLRALVDVQYTRNDIAFARGTFRVRGDTVEVIPAYEELAVRIEMFGDEIDRLYYLHPLTGEVVREVDEVRIFPATHYVAGPERMEKAIRSIEAELDEQLAKLEKQNKLLEAQRLRMRTQYDIEMMRQVGFCSGIENYSRHVDDRPAGSAPATLIDYFPDDFLLIIDESHVTVPQVGGMYEGDASRKRTLVEHGFRLPSALDNRPLTWEEFADRIGQTVYLSATPGPYEMGQAGGEFVEQVIRPTGLVDPEVVVKPTEGQIDDLVHEIRERAERDERVLVTTLTKKMAEDLTDYFLELGIRVRYLHSEVDTLRRVELLRQLRLGEFDVLVGINLLREGLDLPEVSLVSILDADKEGFLRSGTSLVQTIGRAARNVSGQVHMYADRITDSMRHAIDETNRRREKQIAYNEERGIDPQPLRKKIADILDRVYSESEDTEEVAVGGSGRNVSRGKKPSGEAVGSAGLLEDRDIKSMPRAELADLVQQLNDQMMSAARDLQFELAARLRDEIQDLKKELRGMDAAGIE; the protein is encoded by the coding sequence ATGGCTTTCGCGACTGAGCACCCCGTCCTGGCCCACTCCGAGTTCCGCCCCGTGAGCGACATCCCGCGCACGGGCGGGCGGTTCCGGATGGTCAGCGACTACCAGCCCGCGGGCGACCAGCCGCAGGCGATCGACGACCTGGAACGCCGCATCAACTCGGGCGAGACCAACGTGGTGCTGCTCGGCGCCACCGGTACCGGCAAGTCGGCGACCACCGCGTGGCTGATCGAACGGGTCCAGCGGCCCACGCTGGTGCTGGAGCCGAACAAGACGCTGGCCGCCCAGTTCGCCAACGAGCTGCGCGGGTTCTTCCCGGACAACGCCGTCGAGTACTTCGTCAGCTACTACGACTACTACCAGCCCGAGGCTTACGTCCCGCAGACCGACACCTACATCGAGAAGGACTCCTCGATCAACGAGGACGTCGAGCGGCTGCGCCACTCGGCGACGTCGAACCTGCTCAGCCGCCGCGACTGCGTGGTGGTCTCGTCGGTGTCGTGCATCTACGGCCTGGGCACCCCGCAGTCGTACCTGGACCGCTCGATCCAGCTGCAGGTGGGCGGCGAGACCGACCGCGACGTGCTGCTGCGGGCGCTGGTCGACGTGCAGTACACGCGCAACGACATCGCGTTCGCCCGCGGCACCTTCCGGGTGCGCGGCGACACCGTCGAGGTCATCCCCGCCTACGAGGAGCTGGCGGTGCGCATCGAGATGTTCGGCGACGAGATCGACCGGCTGTACTACCTGCACCCGCTGACCGGTGAGGTGGTCCGCGAGGTCGACGAGGTGCGCATCTTCCCGGCGACGCACTACGTGGCGGGCCCGGAGCGGATGGAGAAGGCGATCCGCAGCATCGAGGCCGAGCTGGACGAGCAGCTGGCCAAGCTGGAGAAGCAGAACAAGCTGCTGGAGGCCCAGCGGCTGCGGATGCGCACCCAGTACGACATCGAGATGATGCGCCAGGTCGGGTTCTGCTCCGGCATCGAGAACTACTCCCGCCACGTCGACGACCGGCCCGCCGGTTCGGCCCCGGCGACCCTGATCGACTACTTCCCGGACGACTTCCTGCTGATCATCGACGAGTCGCACGTGACCGTCCCGCAGGTCGGCGGCATGTACGAGGGCGACGCCTCCCGCAAGCGCACCCTGGTCGAACACGGCTTCCGGCTGCCCAGCGCGCTGGACAACCGTCCGCTGACCTGGGAGGAGTTCGCCGACCGGATCGGGCAGACGGTGTACCTGTCGGCGACGCCCGGCCCGTACGAGATGGGCCAGGCCGGCGGCGAGTTCGTCGAGCAGGTCATCCGCCCCACCGGGCTGGTCGACCCGGAGGTCGTGGTCAAGCCGACCGAGGGCCAGATCGACGACCTGGTGCACGAGATCCGCGAGCGCGCCGAGCGCGACGAGCGGGTGCTGGTGACCACGCTGACCAAGAAGATGGCCGAGGACCTCACCGACTACTTCCTCGAGCTCGGCATCCGCGTGCGCTACCTGCACTCCGAGGTCGACACGCTGCGCCGGGTCGAGCTGCTGCGCCAGCTGCGGCTGGGCGAGTTCGACGTGCTGGTCGGCATCAACCTGCTGCGCGAGGGCCTGGACCTGCCCGAGGTGTCGCTGGTGTCCATCCTGGACGCCGACAAGGAGGGTTTCCTGCGCTCGGGCACGAGTCTGGTGCAGACGATCGGCCGCGCCGCGCGAAACGTCTCCGGGCAGGTGCACATGTACGCCGACCGGATCACCGACTCGATGCGCCACGCGATCGACGAGACGAACCGGCGGCGCGAGAAGCAGATCGCCTACAACGAGGAACGCGGCATCGACCCGCAGCCGCTGCGCAAGAAGATCGCCGACATCCTCGACCGGGTCTACAGCGAGTCGGAGGACACCGAGGAGGTGGCCGTCGGCGGTTCGGGCCGCAACGTCTCGCGCGGCAAGAAGCCCAGCGGCGAAGCCGTGGGCAGCGCCGGTCTGCTGGAGGACCGCGACATCAAGTCGATGCCGCGCGCCGAGCTGGCCGACCTGGTCCAGCAGCTCAACGACCAGATGATGAGCGCGGCCCGGGACCTGCAGTTCGAGCTGGCGGCCCGCCTGCGCGACGAGATCCAGGACCTGAAGAAGGAACTGCGGGGGATGGACGCCGCCGGCATCGAGTGA
- a CDS encoding SPW repeat protein, whose amino-acid sequence MSTSTPITGHPDLAELRARYDRAAETPTAQAADGAIVLGGLFVALSPWIAGFSGVGSLAMNNFVTGMATAVLGLCFAAAFHRTHGIAWVCPVLGLWAILSVFIISGTAITATTVLCNVIGGAVVLLAGLATMAPSMMPQRGGRRA is encoded by the coding sequence ATGTCCACCAGTACACCGATCACCGGGCATCCTGACCTTGCCGAACTGCGCGCCCGCTACGACCGGGCCGCCGAGACCCCCACCGCGCAGGCCGCGGACGGGGCGATCGTCCTCGGCGGGCTGTTCGTCGCCCTCTCCCCCTGGATCGCGGGGTTCAGCGGGGTGGGCTCGCTGGCGATGAACAACTTCGTCACCGGCATGGCCACGGCGGTCCTGGGTCTGTGCTTCGCGGCGGCTTTCCACCGCACGCACGGGATCGCGTGGGTCTGCCCGGTGCTGGGTCTCTGGGCGATCCTGTCGGTATTCATCATCAGCGGGACCGCGATCACGGCCACCACCGTGCTCTGCAACGTCATCGGCGGCGCGGTCGTGCTGCTGGCGGGCCTTGCCACCATGGCCCCGTCGATGATGCCGCAGCGTGGGGGAAGGAGAGCCTGA
- a CDS encoding DUF402 domain-containing protein, which translates to MTTQREIADRLGLPVHPPKTEIFDLAARTNTDPKQIVRDVDLYRVEPFGLYLARPMPGHPRLRYLWSWLLPGLGLRISRFDWQPGHSRDLDFYLDVVGIERGEDRWRTVDHYLDIEVRTGREARLLDIDEFLVATKADLLDEPTARRALETACAAVEGLARHDYDLAKWLRHNGIELSWPRHHS; encoded by the coding sequence GTGACGACCCAGCGCGAGATCGCCGACCGGCTGGGGCTGCCGGTCCACCCGCCGAAGACCGAGATCTTCGACCTCGCCGCGCGCACGAACACCGACCCGAAGCAGATCGTCCGGGACGTCGACCTCTACCGCGTGGAGCCGTTCGGCCTCTACCTCGCGCGCCCGATGCCGGGCCACCCGAGGCTGCGCTACTTGTGGTCGTGGCTGCTGCCCGGACTCGGGCTGCGGATCAGCCGCTTCGACTGGCAGCCGGGCCACAGCCGGGATCTCGACTTCTACCTCGACGTGGTCGGCATCGAGCGCGGTGAGGACCGCTGGCGCACCGTGGACCACTACCTGGACATCGAAGTCCGCACCGGCCGCGAGGCGCGACTGCTCGACATCGACGAGTTCCTGGTTGCCACCAAAGCGGATCTGCTCGACGAGCCCACCGCGCGACGGGCGCTGGAGACCGCCTGCGCCGCCGTCGAGGGACTTGCCCGGCACGACTACGACCTGGCGAAGTGGTTGCGGCACAACGGAATCGAGCTTTCCTGGCCCAGGCACCATTCCTGA